DNA sequence from the Leptospira limi genome:
TTTTACAATGATGGGAGCCATTTTCGCACATATATTTTTCATTGGAATTGAGGTGTCACAAGACCATGGATTGTTATTTTCCCTTGCGATTATTAATTTGATAGGTTGTTCTCTTCTCCTATATACTGACCGTGAAAGGTTATTGAAAATTTTGGATCAGTTGAAGAAAAAATAATGATCCTAGTTGAAGAATCACGATTAATACTCAATTCTATTACTGAGGTCATCCATCAATTCTCTCAAAATGAATTTTCTATGCCCCTTTCGATCTTGAACCAGGGAAGTATTTCACAGCACATACGTCATATTTTGGAATTTTATCAGGAATTGATTGTGGGTATAAAACGTGGAGAAATCGATTTTGATCAGAGAAAAAGATCAAAGCAGTTAGAAGAAAATTCACAGTTTGCAATTGAAGTGATCGGATTCATTCAAAAAGAATTGTTTGATGGATTTGTAGATTTCCCAGTTACGGTCCGGGTTTCCACTCATGATAAAAATGAGAGGCTTTTGCTTACGAGTACAAGCTTTCGTGAACTAGCTTATTGTAATGAACATACGATACATCATTTAGCGATTATTAAAATTGCTCTATTACATTCATTTCCGAATATCATTGTTGGCGAAGGATTTGGAATTGCTTACTCTACTCAACAAGTGAAGCAATCTACGTCAGCCCTTTGATTTGTTTACAAAATATTGATTAGTAAGAATGAAACACTTAAGCTAAGGTTATTTCATTATTTCCTTCCAATTTGCATTTGCTTTAGGGATTAACTCTTTTTCATTTTCATTCCAAGGGATTAGGGTATCGCCAAATGTTCCATTGTAGAACAAATTGATTTTACCTTTGATGATTTTATACCGCAATGGATCAACTTCCACTTTGTCTCCGCTTTCTCCCATTGCAAATGCGCACCAACCACCATATTCAGGTTCAAATTGATCCGGGTGTTTATCAAATTTCCTTTTGTTTTCGAAAGAGGAAAAATAGTATATAATTCCTTTATACTGGCTAATGATTTCGCTTTTGCCTTTTGTTGGTTGGTTTGAAAAATAGGACACTGGGTCATACCCATCGAGTGCTACACCGTAATGATTTAGACGAAAATGTTTTTTTCTGACTTCATTCGATGCATTTTCAGTTTGTGCTCCAAGCGTTAAGAAACTAAAGAATAAAAAAGTGAAAACGAAGAGTAAGTTTGGCTTCATACAACTTAAATCTATCATAAGATATTAAAATTTGAATGGCGAATTTGCTTTTTTATCTGTCAATTTTTCTAATAAGTGTTTCAAATCACAAACATAAGTATAGGTAAAACTCTCTTTCGGTTTAACTGATGCACACACCGAAGCGATCCATCGAAAGTCGGATAGAAAAATGAAAGAACCAGGCAAGAGATTAACTCTATTTTCTAGTGGTTCTTTCAATTGATTGCCTTTAGTCATTGGTCGCCAAGAGGAGTTTGGTCCTTTTTCTGAAAACAAAGAAATTCATATGCATATAGTTTTTGCATTCTATCTAATCCAATCATACAAACACTGTTTCGATTTGTGACTGTCGTCTTTCCCATTTCAAATTGAGATACAAAGGATTTTTACCAACTTTTGTTTATTTTTGGATTTGTCAAAATTACCTTCGGGCTTTCCCTTTTTTAGATCCATATTTTTCTTTAATTCGAACCAAAATCGGTTTATCGAATTGCAGTATTTTTCGTTTGTGTTACGATAGAAAGACGCTTAGGTATCTTCTTGTCCGACATATGAAACAATATTTACTTTTATTTTACACCCTTTTTCTTTTCGCCAATCTTTCCCTTCATAGTGAAACCATTCTTTTTAAGTCTGGAGAAAAAGTAGAAGGTTCTGTTTTAGCCCAAGATAAGGATTCCGTGAAGATCAAACTGCCAGACGGAAATACAAAAGTCTATCCAAAGTCATTGATTCAAAAAGTGTTCTATGGTCGGAAAACAGATTCGGAAGTCCTTAAAAAAGA
Encoded proteins:
- a CDS encoding YHS domain-containing (seleno)protein encodes the protein MKPNLLFVFTFLFFSFLTLGAQTENASNEVRKKHFRLNHYGVALDGYDPVSYFSNQPTKGKSEIISQYKGIIYYFSSFENKRKFDKHPDQFEPEYGGWCAFAMGESGDKVEVDPLRYKIIKGKINLFYNGTFGDTLIPWNENEKELIPKANANWKEIMK